In Desulfovibrio sp. 86, the following proteins share a genomic window:
- a CDS encoding TrmH family RNA methyltransferase, translating into MSKEPTERRKARLLEVLSHRQPDLTLVLANIHDPHNVSAIYRSCDAFGVSQVNLYYTNTPFPALGRKTSASARKWVESVRHKDSAALMTSLHGQGMQVLATSCTPTARPLREWDFTRPTAVIMGNEHSGVEQDLLNVADGELYIPMYGMIQSFNVSVAAAIILSEAARQREAAGMYGTPRLDAASLQAKMDEWLEK; encoded by the coding sequence ATGTCCAAGGAACCCACAGAAAGACGCAAGGCCCGCCTGCTTGAAGTGCTGAGCCACCGCCAGCCCGACCTGACTCTGGTGCTGGCGAATATTCATGATCCACACAATGTGTCGGCCATCTACCGCTCGTGCGACGCCTTCGGCGTCAGCCAGGTGAACCTGTATTACACCAACACCCCTTTTCCCGCGCTTGGGCGCAAGACCTCGGCTTCGGCCCGCAAGTGGGTGGAAAGCGTACGCCATAAAGACAGCGCGGCACTGATGACGAGTTTGCACGGGCAGGGCATGCAGGTGCTTGCCACATCCTGCACGCCTACGGCCCGGCCCTTGCGGGAATGGGATTTCACCCGCCCCACGGCGGTGATTATGGGCAACGAACACAGCGGCGTTGAGCAGGATTTGCTCAATGTGGCTGACGGCGAGCTCTATATCCCCATGTATGGCATGATTCAGAGCTTCAACGTCTCGGTGGCGGCGGCCATCATTCTGTCCGAAGCCGCCCGCCAGCGCGAGGCGGCGGGAATGTACGGAACGCCACGCCTGGACGCGGCCTCTTTACAGGCCAAAATGGACGAATGGCTGGAAAAGTAG
- a CDS encoding sodium:proton antiporter, translating to MMHIRTLLFALPLPFCLPAAALAAQGHPTLPGAGLDALWAIPFVCMLLSIAVMPLASPHFWERHFGKISVFWGLAFLLPCAFVFGPSVALYELLHIIILDYIPFIILLFSLFTVAGGVRLKGSLTGTPLVNAGILAVGTVLASWMGTTGAAMLLIRPLLRANAHRRYKVHSVVFFIFLVANIGGSLTPLGDPPLFLGFLKGVSFFWTTTNLFLKTLLLSTVLLLIYLALDAMLFAREGRPLPPCSRAGTTEKLGLEGKVNLLLLAGIVLAVLLSGLFRLGTAAEVYGVPLEGQNIARDLALLALAWLSLRLTNPASRKANGFSWAPIEEVAKLFLGIFVSMIPAIAILKAGTDGALAGLIQLVSSNGQPDNAMYFWLTGVLTSFLDNAPTYVVFFNTAGGDAQTLMRDAPATLAAISAGAVFMGANTYIGNAPNFMVRAIAENQGVRMPGFFGYMLWSGCVLLPLFLLLTWLFF from the coding sequence ATGATGCATATCCGAACACTACTTTTCGCGCTGCCCCTGCCCTTCTGCCTGCCCGCCGCCGCACTGGCCGCCCAAGGGCATCCCACGCTGCCGGGCGCAGGGCTGGACGCCCTCTGGGCCATCCCCTTTGTGTGCATGCTGCTGTCCATAGCCGTCATGCCCCTTGCCTCCCCGCACTTCTGGGAGCGGCATTTCGGCAAAATTTCCGTATTCTGGGGCCTGGCATTTCTGCTGCCCTGCGCCTTTGTCTTCGGCCCCTCCGTGGCTTTGTACGAGTTGTTGCATATCATCATTCTTGATTACATCCCATTCATCATTCTGCTCTTTTCTCTTTTCACGGTGGCTGGCGGCGTGCGCCTTAAGGGCTCGCTCACAGGCACGCCCCTGGTCAACGCCGGGATTCTGGCCGTGGGCACAGTCCTTGCCAGCTGGATGGGCACCACCGGAGCGGCCATGCTGCTCATACGCCCCTTGCTGCGGGCCAACGCCCACCGCCGCTACAAGGTGCACAGCGTTGTGTTCTTCATTTTTCTTGTGGCCAACATCGGCGGTTCCCTGACGCCCCTGGGCGACCCGCCGCTGTTTCTGGGATTTCTCAAAGGGGTCAGTTTTTTTTGGACAACCACCAACCTCTTTCTGAAAACGCTTCTGCTATCCACCGTCCTGCTGCTCATCTACCTTGCCCTTGACGCAATGCTGTTCGCCAGGGAAGGCAGGCCCCTTCCCCCGTGTTCACGGGCAGGCACCACTGAAAAACTGGGGCTTGAAGGCAAGGTCAACCTGCTGCTTCTGGCTGGCATCGTTCTGGCGGTGCTGCTCTCCGGCCTGTTCCGCCTTGGCACGGCGGCAGAGGTCTACGGCGTGCCCCTCGAAGGGCAGAATATTGCGCGCGACCTTGCGCTGCTGGCCCTGGCCTGGCTCTCGCTGCGGCTTACCAACCCTGCCAGCCGGAAGGCCAACGGATTTTCCTGGGCCCCCATTGAAGAGGTCGCCAAGCTTTTTCTGGGCATCTTCGTCAGCATGATTCCGGCCATAGCCATCCTGAAAGCCGGAACTGACGGCGCGCTCGCGGGACTCATCCAGCTTGTCTCCAGCAACGGCCAACCCGACAACGCCATGTATTTCTGGCTCACGGGCGTGCTCACAAGCTTTTTGGACAACGCCCCCACCTACGTGGTCTTTTTTAACACCGCCGGAGGCGATGCCCAAACCCTCATGCGCGACGCCCCCGCCACCCTTGCCGCCATATCGGCAGGAGCCGTGTTTATGGGAGCCAATACCTACATCGGCAATGCCCCCAACTTTATGGTACGGGCCATAGCCGAAAACCAGGGCGTGCGCATGCCCGGATTTTTCGGCTATATGCTCTGGTCCGGCTGCGTGCTGCTGCCCCTGTTCCTGCTGCTGACGTGGCTGTTTTTCTAG
- a CDS encoding YIP1 family protein yields the protein MNITCPRCGFSRQVPADRLPARAVIATCPHCSCRFRFGPDTGVQEVLPDAPQTGDHGPARDQGAVPASHDVPDSANATDSVSSADSGEYRDAAGAARDPNEDDPLPPGAIVPGSPSWSREDARPNHTAQQDTEPRGREQASTRDGAQKRGLGAGKAGPEGSADHDDDPRAEASRAYEREQNRRYDEDDDPYDRRRGLGDAADDHDGDAGHDGYDAQYDDGEGGIPWETAPEPDGWLSAFYHTCMRVMFSTQRLFSQVRPDGSQMRALIFYLLVSVVQVVVERVWSGLFMSLMAPSAASDPQLEKMLILLSPQMSLPMIILIKTGMSVIQLYVLSALINFTYGFVRGRRADFGQVFQVLAYAAAPTLLCVVPLLGSLVGFVWMVACVLVGCRAALRLTWPQTLMGLAPVILLIAPLLLQIFQAARM from the coding sequence GTGAATATTACGTGTCCGCGTTGCGGCTTCAGCCGCCAAGTGCCCGCCGACCGCCTCCCGGCGCGTGCGGTTATCGCCACCTGCCCCCATTGCTCCTGCCGGTTCCGCTTTGGGCCTGACACCGGCGTGCAGGAGGTTCTGCCGGATGCGCCGCAAACCGGAGACCACGGCCCCGCACGCGACCAGGGCGCGGTTCCCGCTTCTCACGATGTGCCAGATTCCGCAAATGCCACAGACTCCGTTAGCTCCGCAGATTCCGGCGAATACCGGGATGCTGCGGGCGCGGCGCGAGATCCCAATGAAGACGACCCCCTGCCTCCGGGAGCCATTGTTCCCGGAAGCCCCTCATGGTCGCGCGAGGACGCAAGGCCAAACCATACCGCGCAGCAGGATACAGAGCCGCGTGGGCGGGAACAGGCCTCTACGCGGGATGGCGCGCAAAAGAGGGGCTTGGGCGCGGGCAAGGCCGGGCCTGAGGGCTCTGCGGATCATGATGATGACCCGCGCGCCGAAGCCAGCCGCGCCTATGAGCGTGAACAGAACCGCCGTTACGACGAGGACGATGATCCGTATGACCGCAGGCGCGGCCTTGGGGATGCTGCGGACGATCATGACGGCGATGCCGGGCACGATGGGTATGACGCCCAGTATGATGACGGCGAGGGCGGCATTCCGTGGGAAACAGCCCCGGAACCCGATGGCTGGCTGTCTGCCTTTTATCATACCTGTATGCGCGTCATGTTCAGCACGCAGCGTCTTTTCAGCCAGGTGCGGCCCGATGGGTCGCAGATGCGCGCCCTGATTTTTTATCTGCTGGTGAGCGTGGTGCAGGTCGTTGTGGAGCGCGTCTGGTCAGGGCTGTTCATGTCCCTTATGGCGCCCAGCGCCGCTTCTGACCCCCAACTGGAAAAAATGCTCATCCTGCTTTCGCCGCAGATGAGCCTGCCCATGATCATTCTGATCAAAACGGGCATGTCCGTAATCCAGCTGTATGTGCTCAGCGCGCTTATAAACTTCACCTATGGTTTTGTACGCGGCCGCCGTGCCGATTTCGGCCAGGTATTTCAGGTTCTGGCCTATGCCGCCGCGCCCACGCTCTTGTGCGTGGTGCCTTTGCTGGGTTCTCTGGTGGGCTTTGTCTGGATGGTGGCCTGCGTGCTGGTGGGCTGCCGCGCGGCGCTCAGGCTCACATGGCCGCAAACGCTCATGGGGCTGGCTCCGGTCATTCTGCTGATAGCGCCCCTGCTTCTCCAGATATTTCAGGCTGCCCGCATGTGA
- a CDS encoding sodium:calcium antiporter: MSIRALRPYILAVLMTIPGLALHLAPPDISPLIVTALAGMAILGASFLLTWACEVAQMDMPQAVAVAVVAFIAVLPEYAVDMYFTWMAGQNPDSSYSHYAIANMTGANRLLIGVGWSAIVLIFAGRFHSAVVLHSDKRTDVLFLAMATVYALIIPLKGSLTWVDGLVLLGIYVWYILIIMRRPVEEEELEGPAAVLARLAKKVRLRSVILIFVFAAIVILGNAEMFSEGLIASGKMLHVNEFLLVQWIAPLASEAPEFIVALMFASRGNAGLALGCLLSSKLNQWTLLVGMIPGVYAASSGGFSPSINLDTHQFQEILLTAGQSLFAVALLLDLRLHVREAIWLLLLFSLQLLSPLYDVQLETMLGLPHDPLRLHLFYAKVYLVLAAVLLIKNWRQAWELRKGFKV; this comes from the coding sequence ATGAGCATCCGCGCCCTAAGGCCCTATATCCTGGCTGTACTCATGACCATTCCCGGTCTGGCTCTTCATCTTGCACCGCCCGATATTTCACCTTTGATTGTGACCGCGCTCGCGGGCATGGCCATTCTTGGAGCCTCATTTCTGCTTACCTGGGCCTGTGAAGTGGCCCAGATGGACATGCCGCAGGCTGTGGCAGTGGCAGTGGTGGCCTTTATCGCCGTGTTGCCCGAATACGCCGTGGACATGTACTTTACCTGGATGGCGGGCCAGAACCCCGACAGTTCCTACTCCCACTACGCCATTGCCAATATGACCGGAGCCAACAGGCTGCTTATCGGCGTGGGGTGGTCGGCCATCGTGCTTATCTTTGCCGGACGCTTCCACTCTGCCGTGGTGCTGCACAGCGACAAACGCACCGACGTGCTGTTTCTGGCCATGGCTACGGTCTATGCGCTTATCATTCCGCTCAAGGGTTCCCTTACCTGGGTGGACGGACTGGTGCTTCTTGGCATCTACGTCTGGTACATACTCATCATCATGCGCCGCCCCGTCGAGGAGGAGGAGCTTGAGGGCCCGGCCGCCGTACTGGCGCGTCTGGCCAAAAAAGTACGTCTTCGCAGCGTGATACTCATTTTTGTGTTTGCGGCCATCGTGATTTTGGGCAACGCGGAAATGTTCAGCGAAGGGCTCATTGCCAGCGGCAAAATGCTGCACGTCAACGAATTTCTGCTGGTGCAGTGGATTGCTCCTCTGGCCTCGGAAGCGCCGGAATTTATTGTGGCCCTCATGTTCGCCTCACGCGGCAACGCCGGTTTGGCTCTGGGCTGCCTGCTTTCTTCAAAACTTAATCAATGGACTCTGCTGGTTGGCATGATACCTGGCGTATACGCGGCCTCTTCAGGCGGCTTTTCCCCTTCCATAAACCTTGACACGCACCAGTTTCAGGAAATATTACTCACAGCCGGGCAATCTCTTTTTGCCGTGGCTTTGCTGCTGGACCTGCGGCTGCACGTACGCGAGGCGATCTGGCTGCTTCTGCTCTTCAGCCTGCAACTGCTTTCGCCCCTGTATGACGTACAGCTTGAAACCATGCTGGGGCTGCCGCATGATCCCCTGCGGCTGCATTTGTTCTATGCCAAGGTGTATCTGGTGCTGGCGGCTGTGCTGCTCATCAAGAACTGGCGTCAGGCATGGGAGCTTCGCAAGGGCTTCAAAGTTTAA
- a CDS encoding DUF3298 and DUF4163 domain-containing protein: protein MVYYLRQNVSPSPITGYQGIISMPRLLSFLLLALLLGERAAEAARMPDQQTLSPSQAQEFTATADLTETGTALEPPYPAEATGHARPDDSAKPGAPSQEHPGERAANQAGDHVGDRAGERAGDQVAPEEQSARDSAAAIISGSRKPGIIEHQLVRDQSGGPVINISYPSVGSKQIDSDIRQWVTGIASAFEQSCNNGSFGPGAGLDGERPPYELWGSYSVTSPSPAGLSITFEVWTYTGGAHGNLDVMTLNYSLLTGQRLGLVDLFEDPDAALHLMSTWSYKELSRRLGGMRQEQMLRTGLNPVPENFASLTLTPQGVRINFQPYQVAPWAAGAQKVDMPLDQLLPASPLLRLWGR, encoded by the coding sequence ATGGTATACTACCTCCGGCAAAATGTTTCGCCTTCACCCATTACCGGTTATCAAGGTATCATATCCATGCCGCGCCTTTTGTCATTTCTTCTGCTGGCGCTGCTGCTCGGTGAACGGGCAGCCGAAGCGGCCCGTATGCCGGATCAGCAGACCCTCTCTCCCTCTCAGGCCCAGGAATTTACCGCTACCGCCGATCTGACGGAAACCGGCACCGCCCTTGAGCCTCCGTACCCTGCGGAAGCTACGGGGCATGCCCGCCCTGACGACAGCGCCAAGCCGGGTGCGCCCTCGCAGGAACACCCAGGTGAGCGGGCCGCAAATCAGGCCGGGGACCACGTTGGGGATCGCGCCGGAGAACGCGCTGGCGACCAGGTCGCCCCCGAGGAACAATCCGCCCGGGACAGCGCCGCCGCCATCATTTCTGGCTCGCGCAAGCCCGGCATCATTGAACACCAGCTTGTCCGCGACCAGAGCGGCGGCCCCGTCATCAACATCAGCTACCCCTCTGTGGGCAGCAAGCAGATAGACAGCGACATACGCCAATGGGTCACAGGCATCGCCAGCGCTTTTGAACAAAGCTGTAACAACGGCAGCTTCGGGCCAGGAGCCGGGCTTGACGGCGAACGCCCGCCGTATGAACTCTGGGGATCGTACAGCGTCACGTCGCCTTCACCCGCAGGCCTCAGCATCACGTTCGAGGTATGGACCTACACCGGTGGGGCCCACGGCAATCTGGACGTCATGACCCTGAACTACAGCCTGCTCACAGGCCAGCGGCTTGGCCTGGTGGATCTTTTTGAGGATCCGGACGCAGCCCTGCACCTCATGTCCACCTGGTCATACAAAGAACTTTCACGCCGTCTGGGCGGCATGCGGCAGGAACAGATGCTGCGCACCGGCCTTAACCCGGTGCCGGAAAACTTCGCCAGCCTGACCCTGACCCCGCAGGGCGTGCGCATCAATTTTCAGCCCTATCAGGTCGCTCCGTGGGCCGCTGGAGCACAAAAGGTGGACATGCCCCTGGATCAGCTCCTGCCCGCCAGCCCCCTGCTGCGCCTTTGGGGCCGCTAG
- a CDS encoding IS1595 family transposase, with amino-acid sequence MATKNKYAYRSRISEDKIRQIVRLFAVDLDASQIAEVTSLNRNTINRYLAAFRERIAQYCEAESPVSGEVEVDESYFGARRVRGIRGRGARGKTIVFGLFKRNGHVYTEIVPDCSKATLQGIIRGRVELESVIHSDGWRGYDGLVDLGYQKHFRVQHGNNEFANNHSHINGIESFWAFAKTRLVRFRGLHQHTFYFHLKECEFRFNHRREDIYKLVLKMLRNFPLS; translated from the coding sequence ATGGCAACAAAAAACAAGTATGCTTATCGTTCGAGAATTTCCGAGGACAAAATCCGTCAAATCGTAAGGCTGTTTGCCGTTGATTTGGACGCCTCTCAAATTGCCGAGGTCACGAGCCTCAACCGCAATACCATTAATAGGTATCTCGCTGCGTTCCGGGAAAGAATCGCCCAGTACTGTGAGGCGGAATCGCCTGTCAGCGGTGAGGTTGAGGTTGATGAAAGCTACTTTGGAGCGCGCCGGGTCAGAGGTATCAGAGGTCGGGGTGCTCGTGGCAAAACTATCGTTTTCGGCCTGTTTAAACGCAATGGGCACGTCTACACCGAAATTGTGCCCGACTGTTCAAAAGCCACTCTCCAGGGCATCATCAGAGGTCGCGTTGAACTTGAGAGCGTTATTCACTCTGACGGATGGCGTGGCTATGATGGTCTTGTAGACCTTGGCTATCAAAAGCATTTTCGTGTTCAGCACGGCAATAACGAATTTGCAAACAACCATTCCCACATTAACGGGATTGAAAGCTTTTGGGCCTTTGCAAAAACTCGGCTCGTCCGATTTAGAGGCTTGCACCAGCACACTTTTTATTTTCATTTGAAAGAATGCGAGTTTAGATTTAACCATCGGCGAGAGGACATATACAAATTGGTGCTCAAAATGCTCCGCAATTTTCCTCTCAGCTAG
- a CDS encoding tRNA-specific 2-thiouridylase: MAVSNTTTSPCTVAVAVSGGVDSLCALVMLQQAGHTVLALHGLFLPKAELAPPPGLEDACAALGVPLHVADLRPAFQRGVLAPFAAAYAAGRTPNPCALCNRAIKFGALLDAAQKLGAHKLATGHYARLVSAPEEEGAAEKALGRMPRLPLLAAAHDAAKDQSYFLSLVPRARLAQACFPLADQDKTRTREIVAQAGLTVPLPGESQDICFAPAVGASADMAAGGVSVSEAYRPFLERHWQAASIVPPGPGPVVLRNADGTQREIARHKGLWRYTEGQRKGLGIAHSEPLYVLAKDGLANTLVVGPRALLGVTRCTTGIANVALPTRYWPHEVLVRLRHRHRPAPANVRLDVEGRLEIAFAEPQFPSAPGQVAAVYDAAGRALAAGIVEFME; encoded by the coding sequence ATGGCCGTGAGTAATACCACCACATCCCCCTGCACTGTAGCAGTGGCTGTCAGCGGGGGAGTGGACAGTCTTTGCGCCCTTGTCATGCTGCAACAGGCCGGGCATACGGTGCTGGCCCTGCACGGCCTTTTTTTGCCGAAAGCCGAGCTTGCGCCGCCGCCCGGTCTTGAAGATGCCTGCGCGGCCCTTGGCGTGCCCCTGCATGTTGCCGATCTGCGTCCGGCTTTCCAGCGTGGGGTGCTGGCCCCTTTTGCCGCTGCCTATGCGGCGGGCCGCACGCCCAACCCCTGCGCCCTGTGCAACAGGGCCATCAAGTTCGGAGCCCTGCTGGATGCCGCGCAAAAGCTCGGCGCGCACAAACTTGCCACAGGGCATTACGCGCGGCTTGTGAGCGCGCCGGAAGAAGAGGGCGCAGCAGAAAAAGCGTTGGGTCGCATGCCCCGCCTGCCCCTGCTGGCCGCCGCGCATGATGCGGCCAAGGATCAGAGCTATTTTTTGAGCCTCGTGCCACGGGCGCGGCTGGCGCAGGCCTGTTTTCCCCTGGCGGATCAGGATAAAACCCGCACCCGCGAAATTGTGGCGCAGGCTGGACTGACTGTGCCCCTGCCCGGTGAGAGCCAGGATATCTGCTTTGCCCCGGCTGTGGGGGCTTCCGCAGATATGGCGGCGGGCGGCGTTTCCGTATCCGAGGCGTACCGGCCATTTCTTGAGCGTCACTGGCAGGCGGCGTCCATCGTTCCTCCCGGCCCTGGCCCTGTCGTTTTACGGAATGCGGACGGCACGCAGCGGGAGATAGCCCGCCACAAGGGACTCTGGCGCTATACCGAGGGGCAGCGCAAGGGCCTGGGAATCGCCCACAGCGAGCCTCTGTACGTGCTTGCCAAGGATGGCCTTGCCAATACCCTGGTTGTGGGGCCGCGCGCCTTGCTGGGCGTCACCCGTTGCACCACAGGCATCGCCAACGTGGCCTTGCCGACGCGCTACTGGCCGCATGAAGTTCTGGTGCGTCTGCGCCACAGGCACAGGCCCGCGCCCGCCAACGTGCGTCTGGATGTGGAAGGTCGCCTGGAAATAGCGTTTGCCGAGCCACAGTTTCCTTCCGCCCCGGGGCAGGTGGCCGCTGTCTATGACGCCGCAGGCCGCGCGCTGGCTGCGGGAATAGTGGAGTTTATGGAATAG
- a CDS encoding amino acid ABC transporter ATP-binding protein: MTESSTTAPIITIRNVWKYFDSLPALQDVSLDIAPGERVVIIGPSGSGKSTLLRSINRLEEIDQGKIVVKGQDIMSPDNDINLIRQNLGMVFQQFNLFPHKTVLENLTLAPIKLLKLTREEAEARALGLLKKVGISEKANVYPAMLSGGQQQRVAIARALAMQPAIMLFDEPTSALDPEMVGEVLDVMVKLAEEGMTMVCVTHEMGFARTVADRLIFMDQGQIVEQGRPETLFTTPRHPRLRQFLNQIL; this comes from the coding sequence ATGACGGAAAGTAGCACCACCGCCCCCATTATCACCATTCGCAATGTCTGGAAGTATTTCGACTCGCTGCCCGCCCTGCAGGACGTGAGCCTGGATATCGCTCCCGGCGAGCGCGTGGTCATCATCGGCCCCTCCGGATCGGGCAAGTCAACCCTGCTGCGTTCCATCAACCGGCTGGAAGAGATCGATCAGGGCAAAATCGTGGTCAAGGGTCAGGACATCATGAGTCCGGACAATGACATAAACCTGATCCGCCAGAATCTTGGCATGGTCTTCCAGCAGTTTAACCTGTTCCCCCACAAGACTGTGCTGGAAAACCTGACCCTCGCGCCCATAAAGCTGCTCAAGCTTACGCGCGAAGAGGCCGAAGCCCGCGCCCTTGGCCTGCTCAAAAAAGTGGGCATCAGCGAGAAGGCCAATGTGTATCCGGCCATGCTCTCCGGCGGCCAGCAGCAGCGCGTGGCCATAGCCCGCGCCCTGGCCATGCAGCCCGCCATCATGCTTTTTGACGAACCCACCTCGGCCCTTGACCCGGAAATGGTGGGCGAAGTGCTGGACGTTATGGTCAAACTGGCGGAAGAAGGCATGACCATGGTCTGCGTCACCCACGAAATGGGCTTTGCCCGCACCGTGGCAGACAGGCTCATCTTTATGGATCAGGGGCAGATTGTGGAGCAGGGCAGACCCGAAACCCTGTTCACGACCCCACGGCATCCCCGTCTGCGCCAGTTCCTCAATCAGATTCTGTAA
- a CDS encoding amino acid ABC transporter permease: MHDKKDGSKGNIIMVTDGASIPDPREWRLINAWSIALVGAISTLFALCLCWPEPYLRILLYLPDGILITFKITVLSICCAVPLGLVTGLGRISNNRLINLVASTYVEVIRGIPLLVQIFYIYYALSRFVQVSGVTSAVVAISFCYGAYMGEVFRAGITAINKGQSEAARSLGFNGFQTMRYVVLPQAMRTILPPVGNECIAMLKDTSLVSIMAVPDIMQRARSFVGTTYLYFETYTVVALLYLIITLMLSKTVSIMESRLNYYDGK, translated from the coding sequence ATGCACGACAAAAAAGACGGAAGCAAGGGCAATATCATCATGGTCACGGATGGGGCTTCCATCCCTGATCCTCGTGAATGGCGCCTGATAAACGCATGGTCTATTGCTCTGGTAGGGGCCATTTCCACTTTGTTCGCCCTGTGCCTCTGCTGGCCCGAGCCCTATTTGCGTATTTTGCTCTATTTGCCTGACGGCATTTTGATTACCTTTAAGATCACCGTTCTTTCCATATGCTGTGCAGTGCCTCTGGGGCTCGTGACGGGCCTTGGGCGCATTTCAAACAATCGCCTTATCAATCTTGTCGCCTCCACCTACGTGGAGGTGATTCGCGGCATCCCGCTGCTGGTACAGATTTTTTATATCTACTATGCGCTTTCGCGTTTTGTGCAGGTCAGCGGCGTCACCTCTGCCGTGGTTGCCATCAGTTTCTGTTACGGCGCGTATATGGGCGAAGTTTTCCGCGCGGGCATCACGGCCATCAACAAAGGGCAGAGTGAAGCGGCCCGTTCGCTGGGGTTCAATGGTTTTCAGACCATGCGCTATGTGGTGCTGCCCCAGGCCATGCGCACCATCCTGCCCCCTGTGGGCAATGAATGCATCGCCATGCTCAAGGATACCTCGCTTGTGTCCATCATGGCCGTGCCGGACATCATGCAGCGGGCCAGAAGCTTCGTGGGCACGACCTACCTCTATTTTGAGACCTATACCGTGGTGGCTTTGCTGTACCTTATCATCACGCTCATGCTTTCCAAAACCGTGAGCATTATGGAATCCAGGCTGAACTATTATGACGGAAAGTAG
- a CDS encoding basic amino acid ABC transporter substrate-binding protein → MIRRLTLALLTLTLLCGQAVAAEKYIVATDCTWPPMEYLDENKQPVGFDVDFITEVGKAAGFEVDVRNIAWDGIFGGVATGQYDIVAAATTITPERQKQFDFSDPYYEVAQAVVLPAGKNIKSLEDLKGKKVGGQIGTTGVFVVRKSGVPVDLKEYDDVGLAIQDMLGGRIDAVICDDPVAMYYANKKADTAGKLNLSYKTDEKEYYGFTVRKGRKDLVEKLNKGIKAVKASGVEAKLLEKWMGASK, encoded by the coding sequence ATGATCCGTCGTCTTACTCTTGCCCTGCTGACCCTGACCCTGCTTTGCGGTCAGGCCGTGGCCGCCGAAAAATACATTGTGGCCACAGACTGCACCTGGCCCCCCATGGAATATCTTGATGAAAACAAGCAACCCGTGGGCTTTGACGTGGACTTCATCACTGAAGTCGGCAAGGCTGCCGGATTTGAAGTTGATGTGCGCAATATTGCATGGGACGGTATCTTCGGCGGTGTGGCCACCGGCCAGTACGACATCGTGGCCGCTGCCACCACCATTACGCCCGAACGCCAGAAGCAGTTCGACTTCTCCGATCCTTACTATGAAGTGGCGCAGGCGGTTGTGCTGCCCGCCGGCAAGAACATCAAGAGCCTTGAAGACCTCAAGGGCAAGAAGGTCGGCGGCCAGATAGGCACCACCGGCGTGTTTGTCGTGCGCAAGTCCGGCGTGCCCGTGGATCTCAAGGAATACGACGATGTGGGCCTGGCCATTCAGGACATGCTCGGCGGACGCATTGACGCCGTCATCTGCGATGACCCTGTTGCCATGTACTATGCCAACAAGAAGGCCGATACCGCCGGCAAGCTGAACCTTTCGTACAAGACCGACGAGAAGGAATACTACGGCTTCACCGTGCGCAAGGGCCGCAAGGACCTTGTTGAAAAGCTGAACAAGGGCATCAAGGCAGTGAAGGCTTCCGGCGTTGAAGCCAAACTGCTTGAAAAGTGGATGGGCGCCTCCAAGTAG
- a CDS encoding basic amino acid ABC transporter substrate-binding protein produces MLRRIALAMIGLVLMCSPALAAEKIIVASDCTWPPMEMLDANKKPEGYSTDYLHAIGKAIGLDMEIRNVAWDGIFSGITTGQYDVVASSVTITPERQKQFDFTDPYYEVVQAVVVPEGKSVKSLADLKGKKVGGQIGTTGIFVLRKANVGADIKEYDDVGLAMQDLMNNRIDAVICDDPVAMYYANKKADTAGKLNLTYKTDEKEYYGFTVRKGRKDLVEKLNKGIKQVKASGEEAKIIEKWMGKSN; encoded by the coding sequence ATGCTTCGCCGAATTGCCCTCGCCATGATTGGTCTCGTTCTTATGTGCAGTCCCGCCTTGGCGGCTGAAAAAATCATAGTCGCCAGCGACTGCACCTGGCCGCCGATGGAAATGCTTGATGCCAACAAGAAACCCGAAGGGTACTCCACCGACTACCTGCATGCCATTGGCAAGGCAATAGGGTTGGACATGGAGATCCGCAACGTGGCCTGGGACGGCATCTTCAGCGGCATAACCACTGGCCAGTATGATGTTGTGGCCTCTTCCGTCACCATTACGCCCGAGCGCCAGAAGCAGTTTGACTTTACCGACCCGTACTATGAAGTGGTGCAGGCCGTGGTCGTGCCCGAAGGCAAGAGCGTCAAGAGCCTTGCCGATCTCAAGGGCAAAAAGGTCGGCGGTCAGATAGGCACCACCGGCATCTTTGTGCTGCGCAAGGCCAACGTGGGCGCTGACATCAAAGAATATGACGATGTGGGTCTGGCCATGCAGGATCTCATGAACAATCGCATTGACGCCGTCATCTGTGATGATCCCGTGGCCATGTACTATGCCAACAAAAAGGCTGACACCGCTGGCAAGCTGAACCTTACGTACAAGACCGACGAGAAGGAATACTACGGCTTCACCGTGCGCAAGGGCCGCAAGGACCTTGTTGAAAAGCTCAACAAGGGCATCAAGCAGGTGAAGGCGTCTGGCGAAGAAGCCAAAATTATTGAAAAATGGATGGGCAAATCCAACTAG